One stretch of Pararhizobium qamdonense DNA includes these proteins:
- a CDS encoding DUF2336 domain-containing protein: protein MATVTGFEGLRHPRRTDLKQFSELFDPLFSASSDEARRQAAAALSQCPHVPPSVALQIGNAPISIAAIFLTRSSSIDDTTLLKVIRAQGQAHATAIARRDNLSVHVVDALVERRQTATAPAVTVTPPAVTSNAPAAAVAAPAMTAAPTPSHLANAASAEKAPVAQSTMARSGDVPLERPPQARADDMTTAKLLREEKLRGDLKSLARIPQKAAPAMPVIEPLDVLHEALLVRFARSGEANLFAASLAAALRSSPDLGERIVLDISGQQLATTLIALDMHADDSLFVLCAFYPDLSERLGGATRGEALLASLTAETCRIRVQAWLQSDQKDGTAAGHQAYLSPDRVNDPRQTASRPDATRTVADPQSKRSLRGR, encoded by the coding sequence ATGGCGACCGTGACGGGTTTTGAAGGACTGCGTCATCCCCGCCGCACCGACCTCAAGCAATTTTCCGAATTGTTCGATCCGCTGTTTTCCGCCTCCAGCGACGAGGCCCGCCGCCAGGCTGCAGCCGCCCTCTCCCAATGCCCGCATGTGCCGCCGTCGGTGGCGCTGCAGATCGGCAATGCGCCGATTTCCATTGCCGCGATCTTCCTCACCCGTTCAAGCTCGATCGACGATACGACGCTGCTCAAGGTGATCCGCGCCCAGGGCCAGGCGCATGCCACCGCCATTGCCCGCCGCGACAATCTCTCCGTTCATGTGGTCGATGCCCTTGTCGAGCGCCGCCAGACAGCCACCGCCCCCGCTGTGACCGTCACGCCCCCGGCAGTGACGTCCAACGCCCCGGCAGCCGCCGTCGCCGCACCCGCAATGACGGCCGCGCCCACGCCGTCGCACCTGGCAAACGCTGCTTCCGCAGAAAAAGCCCCTGTGGCACAATCCACCATGGCACGCTCCGGTGACGTGCCGCTCGAGCGCCCGCCGCAGGCGCGTGCTGACGACATGACGACGGCAAAGCTGCTGCGCGAGGAAAAACTGCGCGGCGACCTGAAATCGCTCGCCCGCATCCCCCAGAAGGCCGCACCGGCGATGCCGGTGATCGAGCCTTTGGACGTGCTGCACGAGGCCCTGCTCGTCCGGTTCGCCCGCTCCGGCGAGGCCAATCTGTTTGCCGCAAGTCTTGCAGCAGCGCTGCGCTCGAGCCCGGACCTCGGCGAGCGGATCGTGCTCGACATATCCGGCCAGCAGCTCGCCACCACCTTGATCGCGCTCGACATGCACGCCGATGACAGCCTGTTCGTGCTTTGCGCCTTCTATCCTGACTTGAGCGAGCGTCTTGGCGGGGCGACACGCGGCGAAGCGCTGCTTGCGTCGCTCACGGCCGAAACCTGCCGCATCCGCGTCCAGGCCTGGCTGCAGTCGGACCAGAAGGATGGAACCGCAGCCGGGCATCAGGCCTACCTGTCGCCGGACCGGGTCAACGATCCGCGCCAGACGGCATCGCGCCCCGACGCAACCCGCACCGTTGCCGATCCCCAGTCGAAACGAAGTCTTCGCGGCCGCTGA
- a CDS encoding DUF1491 family protein, translating into MRLKSEIFVSALVRRVFGLGSYAAVLRKGAGEAGAIFIRQRSRLGTETLYGPAPQSFFDEPAPGRLFEIRLENAEAEAVDAALAREIRFDPDCWVVEIEVDARGDLFDVTA; encoded by the coding sequence ATGCGCCTGAAATCCGAAATCTTCGTCTCCGCCCTCGTTCGCCGGGTTTTTGGCCTGGGCAGCTATGCGGCCGTCCTGCGCAAGGGAGCGGGCGAGGCGGGCGCGATCTTCATCCGGCAACGGTCCAGGCTTGGCACCGAAACGCTCTATGGGCCGGCACCGCAGAGTTTTTTCGACGAGCCGGCTCCCGGCCGGCTGTTCGAGATCCGGCTGGAGAATGCCGAAGCCGAAGCGGTCGATGCGGCCCTTGCCCGCGAAATCCGGTTCGATCCGGATTGCTGGGTGGTGGAGATCGAGGTGGATGCGCGCGGCGATCTGTTCGACGTGACGGCGTAA
- a CDS encoding peptidoglycan-binding domain-containing protein gives MTARKRKQPEKKKKAQSRPGLATLRLAMRGLTFAGRLASRNPRAFGGSLAFAIAFSFVAANAMWYQPGVHPSPLMRTRLPPGDPQSARLGADDDSLAPRKVTTFVIQREDEAGEETASIEQRKPETQTQTETVSEVIRSAPEDAHGTDAALVSGIQKELARRGLYDGPADGKTGPKTSAAILRFEKQAGRAETGAASDSLLAALQAPALASGGTQQTRAKTLATAKPAQRPYENVKAGKGDLDPVAAAIRNAEIDPQYIPKADIPASSELVMNIQKGLSNLAYTDVSIDGVAGEQTRSAIRHFEKHYRLPETGQPSDKVLRKMKEIGAL, from the coding sequence ATGACGGCTCGCAAGCGAAAACAGCCTGAGAAGAAAAAGAAGGCGCAAAGCCGCCCGGGTCTTGCGACCCTTCGGCTGGCGATGCGCGGTCTCACCTTCGCCGGCCGCCTGGCATCGCGCAATCCGCGCGCCTTTGGCGGCTCGCTGGCATTTGCCATCGCTTTCAGCTTCGTTGCGGCCAACGCCATGTGGTACCAGCCCGGCGTCCATCCGTCGCCGCTCATGCGTACGCGCCTGCCGCCGGGCGATCCGCAATCGGCAAGGCTTGGGGCCGATGACGATAGCCTTGCACCGCGCAAGGTGACGACCTTCGTGATCCAGCGCGAGGACGAGGCCGGCGAAGAGACTGCCAGCATCGAACAGCGCAAACCGGAGACGCAGACGCAGACGGAAACTGTGTCTGAGGTTATCCGGTCCGCGCCGGAAGATGCCCATGGCACTGATGCAGCCCTCGTCTCCGGCATCCAGAAGGAACTGGCACGGCGCGGCCTCTATGACGGCCCGGCCGACGGCAAGACCGGCCCGAAAACCTCGGCTGCCATCCTGCGCTTTGAAAAACAGGCGGGCCGCGCCGAAACGGGCGCCGCGAGCGATAGCCTGCTCGCCGCCCTGCAGGCCCCCGCGCTGGCTTCTGGCGGCACGCAGCAGACACGCGCCAAAACGCTTGCTACGGCCAAGCCGGCGCAGCGGCCCTACGAGAATGTCAAGGCCGGCAAGGGTGACCTCGATCCTGTTGCGGCGGCGATCCGCAATGCAGAGATCGATCCGCAATATATCCCCAAGGCCGATATTCCCGCCTCCAGCGAGCTGGTGATGAACATTCAAAAGGGCCTGAGCAACCTGGCCTATACCGATGTCTCGATCGACGGCGTGGCCGGCGAGCAGACACGCTCGGCCATCCGCCATTTCGAAAAGCATTACCGCCTGCCCGAAACCGGCCAGCCGAGCGACAAGGTGCTGCGGAAGATGAAGGAAATCGGCGCGCTCTGA
- a CDS encoding sensor histidine kinase, which translates to MAGRMASRIDDAARLWLPRQLAGEPEASREFAVIRAVAATALVAFPTVPLALSVALPVSLALPVGAALVGAAALIAAVGGIAYQRNRTLVRAVAASRNLPVDDGARHYDCFAGLVTIHDIRGSVTSVHGRDAETYLAWMRNPGGRGFIEQIHVSDRILFMQAIDALRQGNRQATIDIRLEHPNVFTGGEQFVHMRCEMTALGEVDGEFAILVQSRDVSEEARLRAEAIHKTGLAETANDAKTRFLAAVSHELRTPLNAILGFSDILSGEYFGKLENDRQREYVSLINQSGAHLLSVVNTMLDMSKIEAGRYELIPEPFRVADVVNACEAMLGLQAREKGVQLTSRIMRSVGEVNADQRAIQQILINLVGNAIKFTDRGGLVTIDAEINGGNLSLIVSDTGIGIAENKLSSLGQPFVQIQNDYTRKYEGTGLGLSLVKGLVALHGGQFDIRSRPGEGTVITVTIALDGSGIVGIDEQEPVEQTMVEFPPRLKERTRIKTNGQTYPEASRWDADGVNGGAGHDGSQAKTA; encoded by the coding sequence ATGGCTGGCAGGATGGCGTCGCGCATTGACGACGCCGCGCGCCTTTGGCTGCCCCGCCAGCTGGCGGGAGAGCCGGAGGCAAGCCGCGAGTTCGCCGTGATCCGGGCGGTCGCCGCCACGGCCCTGGTTGCCTTTCCCACAGTTCCGCTCGCACTCTCCGTTGCCCTGCCGGTATCGCTGGCGCTGCCGGTCGGTGCCGCCCTGGTCGGCGCTGCAGCCCTTATCGCTGCCGTCGGCGGCATTGCCTATCAGCGCAACCGGACGCTGGTGCGTGCCGTGGCGGCAAGCCGGAATCTGCCGGTTGATGACGGCGCCCGCCATTATGATTGTTTTGCAGGCCTGGTGACGATCCACGATATCCGCGGCTCGGTCACATCGGTTCATGGCCGCGACGCCGAAACCTATCTTGCCTGGATGCGCAATCCCGGCGGCCGCGGTTTCATCGAGCAGATCCATGTGTCCGACCGCATCCTCTTCATGCAGGCCATCGATGCGCTGCGCCAGGGCAATCGCCAGGCGACCATCGATATCCGGCTGGAACATCCCAATGTCTTTACCGGCGGCGAGCAGTTCGTCCACATGCGCTGCGAAATGACGGCGCTGGGCGAGGTCGATGGCGAATTTGCCATTCTCGTGCAGTCGCGCGACGTCTCCGAAGAGGCCAGGCTGCGCGCCGAGGCCATCCACAAGACCGGGCTGGCCGAGACCGCCAATGATGCCAAGACGCGGTTTCTGGCCGCTGTCAGCCATGAATTGCGCACGCCGCTCAATGCCATTCTCGGCTTTTCCGACATTCTATCGGGCGAATATTTCGGCAAGCTCGAAAACGACCGGCAGCGCGAATATGTATCGCTGATCAACCAGTCGGGCGCCCATCTCCTGTCGGTGGTCAACACCATGCTCGACATGAGCAAGATCGAGGCCGGGCGCTACGAGCTGATCCCCGAACCGTTCCGGGTCGCCGATGTCGTCAATGCCTGCGAAGCCATGCTTGGCCTGCAGGCGCGTGAAAAGGGCGTCCAGCTCACCAGCCGGATCATGCGCAGCGTCGGCGAGGTCAATGCCGATCAGCGCGCCATCCAGCAGATCCTCATCAACCTGGTCGGCAATGCCATCAAGTTCACCGATCGCGGCGGGCTGGTGACGATCGACGCTGAAATCAACGGCGGCAATCTCAGCCTGATCGTCAGCGATACCGGCATCGGCATTGCCGAAAACAAGCTCTCGTCGCTCGGCCAGCCCTTCGTGCAGATCCAGAACGACTATACCCGCAAATATGAAGGTACCGGCCTTGGCCTGTCGCTGGTCAAGGGCCTGGTGGCGCTGCATGGCGGGCAGTTCGACATCCGCAGCCGTCCGGGCGAGGGCACGGTGATCACCGTGACGATCGCGCTCGATGGCTCGGGCATTGTCGGCATCGACGAGCAGGAACCTGTGGAACAGACAATGGTGGAGTTTCCGCCGCGCCTGAAGGAGCGTACGCGGATCAAGACGAACGGCCAGACCTATCCGGAAGCGAGCCGGTGGGATGCCGATGGAGTGAACGGGGGTGCAGGTCATGACGGCTCGCAAGCGAAAACAGCCTGA
- a CDS encoding DUF5330 domain-containing protein: protein MWFLIKGTFWFSLVLVLLPFLDPASTSTLERGPKVDVGDTVSAATEAFGYISAICVEKPDVCVKGTETFVALGHRAREGAKIAYQFLDQQFAEPSDAVTTGTVTAAAQPITDAPADLAATEQAAAQPEPLFNRIPVPEKRIDPKASVVQ, encoded by the coding sequence ATGTGGTTTCTGATCAAAGGAACATTCTGGTTTTCGCTGGTGCTGGTGCTCCTGCCGTTTCTCGATCCGGCCAGCACCTCGACACTTGAACGCGGACCGAAAGTCGATGTCGGCGACACGGTGTCGGCTGCCACCGAAGCCTTCGGTTATATCAGCGCCATCTGCGTGGAAAAACCCGATGTCTGCGTCAAGGGCACCGAGACATTCGTGGCGCTCGGCCACCGGGCCCGCGAGGGCGCCAAGATCGCCTATCAGTTCCTCGACCAGCAATTTGCCGAACCGAGCGACGCCGTCACGACCGGCACGGTGACGGCCGCCGCCCAGCCTATAACGGACGCCCCTGCCGATCTCGCCGCCACCGAACAGGCCGCTGCCCAGCCCGAACCACTCTTCAACCGGATCCCGGTACCGGAAAAGCGCATCGACCCGAAGGCCTCCGTGGTTCAATAA
- a CDS encoding SufE family protein, with amino-acid sequence MTPLAEIIDNCAYLDDWQDRMSYVIELGRKLPEMPEDKRTAENKVQGCASQVWLVTHASPAAADPILTFEGESDAHIVRGLVAIVLSIFSGQHASDIIKTDAIDLFGRMGLIEYLTAQRANGLRSMIKRIKDEAAQQLAS; translated from the coding sequence ATCACCCCGCTTGCCGAAATCATCGACAATTGCGCCTATCTGGATGATTGGCAGGACCGGATGAGCTATGTCATCGAGCTCGGGCGCAAGCTGCCGGAGATGCCGGAAGACAAGCGCACGGCGGAAAACAAGGTGCAGGGCTGCGCAAGCCAGGTCTGGCTGGTCACCCATGCGAGCCCGGCGGCGGCCGACCCGATCCTTACCTTCGAGGGCGAATCGGACGCGCATATCGTGCGCGGCCTCGTCGCCATCGTGCTGTCGATCTTTTCCGGGCAGCACGCCTCCGATATCATCAAGACCGATGCGATCGACCTGTTTGGCCGCATGGGGCTGATCGAGTACCTGACGGCGCAGCGCGCCAACGGGCTGCGCTCGATGATCAAGCGGATCAAGGACGAGGCGGCCCAGCAGCTGGCTTCGTGA
- a CDS encoding DUF6456 domain-containing protein: MREPDGKGGPLLQKELLRFVRTVAAARSPLRLRQADASGALMLDGDGGPAGKPARAMLQATLDQARSLGLVLLEADTVRATREALPFLRRALLGSPEAFQEQHRAMKTQTVAVEGVRQAVRVNELESPLGACARLKEKSGKAFLPPEAIAAGERLHADFTRAHLQPRLTMAYEPLLSSKTKGGAGGAAEISDSAMSARFRVGKAMEAIGPELCGVALDVCCFQKGLELVERERQWPARSAKLMLRTALMALSRHYAPPRKDTRRSHVWGDEGFRPQAADAGITKPAAGPPRP, translated from the coding sequence ATGCGTGAACCAGATGGAAAAGGTGGACCCCTGCTGCAAAAAGAGCTTCTCCGCTTCGTCCGCACGGTTGCCGCTGCCCGCTCACCGCTCCGGCTAAGACAGGCAGACGCTTCGGGGGCGCTCATGCTCGACGGCGATGGCGGGCCGGCCGGCAAGCCGGCGCGCGCGATGTTGCAGGCGACGCTCGATCAGGCCCGGTCGCTGGGGCTGGTGCTGCTCGAGGCGGATACGGTGCGGGCAACGCGTGAGGCGCTGCCGTTCCTGCGCCGCGCTCTTTTAGGTTCGCCGGAGGCATTCCAGGAGCAGCACCGTGCGATGAAAACGCAGACCGTTGCGGTGGAGGGTGTCCGCCAGGCGGTGCGGGTCAATGAGCTGGAATCGCCGCTCGGCGCCTGCGCCCGCCTGAAGGAGAAATCCGGCAAGGCCTTCCTGCCGCCCGAGGCGATCGCCGCCGGCGAAAGATTGCATGCGGATTTTACCCGCGCGCATCTGCAGCCACGGCTGACCATGGCCTACGAGCCGCTTCTGTCGTCAAAGACCAAGGGAGGGGCAGGCGGCGCGGCAGAGATCAGTGATAGCGCCATGTCCGCCCGCTTTCGCGTCGGCAAGGCCATGGAGGCGATCGGGCCGGAACTCTGCGGTGTGGCGCTCGATGTCTGCTGTTTTCAAAAAGGGCTTGAACTCGTCGAACGCGAGCGGCAATGGCCGGCACGCTCGGCCAAGCTGATGCTGCGCACGGCACTCATGGCGCTGTCGCGCCACTATGCGCCGCCCCGCAAGGATACAAGGCGCAGTCACGTCTGGGGCGATGAAGGTTTTCGGCCGCAGGCAGCGGATGCCGGGATCACGAAGCCAGCTGCTGGGCCGCCTCGTCCTTGA
- a CDS encoding helix-turn-helix domain-containing protein — translation MHIINILHRSLSRQQSLPAPRARVVNPAIVPWGTGSLEDPWGPVLSVAAHHRCRLVRQVTAEMVMLVGERVPLRRDRRRTSCHVRQISMYVCHVILQISLTDIGYSFGRDRTTVSHACNVVEDRRDDQAFDDFIAALERVVTCFFGAPGGRDHA, via the coding sequence ATGCACATTATCAATATTCTCCATCGATCCCTGTCCCGTCAACAGTCCTTGCCCGCGCCACGCGCCCGGGTGGTCAATCCCGCCATTGTGCCTTGGGGCACCGGATCGCTGGAGGATCCGTGGGGGCCGGTTCTGTCGGTGGCCGCCCATCACCGGTGCCGCCTGGTGCGCCAGGTGACGGCGGAGATGGTGATGCTGGTCGGTGAGCGCGTGCCTCTGCGGCGCGACCGGCGCCGCACCAGCTGCCATGTCCGCCAGATTTCCATGTATGTCTGCCATGTCATCCTGCAGATTTCGCTGACCGATATCGGCTATTCCTTCGGGCGCGACCGCACCACCGTCAGCCACGCCTGCAATGTCGTCGAGGACCGGCGCGACGATCAGGCCTTCGATGACTTCATCGCCGCGCTGGAGCGCGTCGTCACCTGCTTCTTCGGTGCACCGGGAGGCCGCGACCATGCGTGA
- a CDS encoding MucR family transcriptional regulator encodes MTDLPLGSGHDLLVELTAEIVAAYVSNHVVPVAELSTLIGDVHAALNNTSSPVPVAVVVEKPKPAVSVRKSVQDDQITCLECGGTFKSLKRHLMTHHSLAPEEYREKWDLPADYPMVAPAYAEARSRLAKEMGLGQRRKRRAK; translated from the coding sequence ATGACGGATTTACCGCTTGGCTCGGGCCACGACCTCTTGGTTGAACTGACCGCAGAGATTGTCGCTGCCTATGTCAGCAATCATGTCGTACCGGTCGCTGAACTGTCGACGCTGATCGGTGACGTGCATGCCGCGCTGAACAACACCAGCAGCCCGGTTCCTGTCGCCGTTGTCGTCGAAAAGCCGAAGCCTGCCGTTTCGGTCCGCAAGTCGGTCCAGGACGATCAGATCACCTGTTTGGAATGCGGCGGCACGTTCAAATCGCTGAAGCGCCACCTGATGACGCATCACAGCCTGGCACCGGAAGAATATCGCGAGAAGTGGGATCTGCCTGCCGACTACCCGATGGTCGCGCCGGCCTATGCGGAAGCCCGCTCAAGGCTCGCCAAGGAAATGGGCCTCGGCCAGCGCCGCAAGCGCCGCGCCAAGTAA
- the mnhG gene encoding monovalent cation/H(+) antiporter subunit G — protein MAGELDMVTALAVSALLVIGSLFSVLAALGVLRFPDLYTRMHAASKAGTIGSGLLLLAAGIHAMDIAILLRALAGFAFFVLTAPLSAHLLAKAAHQAGYRLTNLSVTDQMPQSPPAARRQ, from the coding sequence ATGGCAGGCGAACTTGATATGGTGACGGCGCTTGCCGTCAGTGCGCTCCTCGTCATCGGGTCGCTGTTCAGCGTGCTGGCGGCGCTGGGCGTGCTGCGCTTTCCCGATCTCTATACCCGCATGCACGCCGCCTCCAAGGCCGGCACGATCGGCTCCGGCCTGCTGCTTCTGGCGGCAGGCATCCATGCGATGGATATCGCTATTTTGTTGCGCGCCCTGGCCGGATTTGCGTTTTTCGTGCTCACGGCGCCGCTCTCGGCCCATCTTCTGGCCAAGGCCGCCCATCAGGCGGGATATCGGCTCACCAATCTGTCCGTGACTGACCAGATGCCGCAATCGCCGCCCGCCGCCCGCAGGCAGTGA
- a CDS encoding cation:proton antiporter: MSAAAILSYSTSFALVALSLGLLLTVVQIVRGPALPDRVLGLDMLVAIAIGLIAVLAIKSGFTLYIDIAIALSLVGFLATVAFARFILARGLSSERNNRAAAVPPGAQKKARRGKPARRKQKGAR; the protein is encoded by the coding sequence ATGAGTGCTGCCGCCATCCTGTCCTATTCCACGTCATTCGCGCTCGTCGCCCTGTCGCTCGGGCTGTTGCTGACCGTGGTTCAGATCGTGCGCGGCCCGGCCTTGCCTGACCGGGTGCTGGGTCTCGACATGCTGGTGGCAATCGCCATCGGCCTCATCGCGGTCCTTGCCATCAAGAGCGGCTTCACGCTCTATATCGATATCGCCATTGCGCTCAGCCTCGTCGGCTTCCTCGCCACCGTCGCCTTTGCCCGTTTCATTTTGGCACGGGGACTGTCGTCAGAAAGAAACAATCGTGCCGCCGCAGTGCCGCCGGGAGCGCAGAAAAAGGCAAGGCGTGGCAAGCCGGCGCGGCGCAAACAGAAGGGAGCCCGGTAA
- a CDS encoding Na+/H+ antiporter subunit E — translation MIVLAVNLVLTLIWAAVSGSFSLPNLVLGFAAGALSLWLVREQVSAVRHAVRPVKLLLLIGLFFKELSLSAIKVAILVMRPNMRLRPGIFAFPLSLTRDFEITLLANLITLTPGTLSVDVSADRKTLYVHALDCHDPAAEKRAISSGFERRIREAFPL, via the coding sequence ATGATCGTGCTTGCCGTCAATCTGGTGCTGACGCTCATCTGGGCTGCCGTCTCCGGCAGTTTCAGCCTGCCCAATCTCGTCTTGGGATTTGCCGCCGGGGCGCTGTCGCTGTGGCTGGTGCGCGAACAGGTGTCTGCCGTCCGTCACGCCGTGCGGCCGGTCAAGCTTCTGCTGCTGATAGGCCTGTTCTTCAAGGAATTGTCGCTGTCGGCGATCAAGGTGGCGATCCTGGTGATGCGGCCCAATATGCGGTTGCGGCCGGGCATCTTTGCGTTCCCGCTGTCCCTGACGCGCGATTTCGAAATCACGCTTCTGGCCAACCTGATCACGCTGACGCCGGGCACGCTGTCGGTCGATGTATCCGCTGACCGCAAGACGCTCTATGTCCATGCGCTGGATTGCCATGATCCGGCCGCCGAGAAACGGGCGATTTCCAGCGGCTTTGAACGCCGCATCCGGGAGGCGTTTCCGCTATGA
- a CDS encoding Na+/H+ antiporter subunit D → MAAPASPADLAAALVLQPVAALDWLVVLPVAWCIAVGAILMMIRHRSAAQPLIAVFGLIVLVALDAALLWHVTESGPVTMVMGRWLPPFGIAFTVDLTGALFALTSAVVALMGAVAAIDDVNESGRRYGFYPFLMLLMAGVSGAFLTGDVFNLYVWFEVLLISSFGLLVLGSEREQIDGAVKYGFLNLVATTLFLITTGYLYGIFGTLNMADIAARAPALQMTAPLVTLTALYVLAFSMKAAAFPVNFWLPASYHTPRIVVSALFAGLLTKVGIYALIRIGVMLFPAEREQLSLALAVAAALTMLTGSLGALAQSDTRRLLGYLVISGIGAMLAGIAIGGADAIGGVIVYAVHSMLVMTALYLAIGLAARLSGGFSLHAAGGLYHQSPLFAALSLMLFFSVSGLPPFSGFWPKVMLVRAAIDGGFSWLAAILLVSGFLTMIATGRVFLLAYWRPREGQAAAVPATLTTLLPLIALTVSSSLIGLFPETLLHLAQQAASTLIEPSAYLKSVFPAGGAP, encoded by the coding sequence ATGGCCGCTCCCGCATCTCCAGCCGATCTCGCCGCAGCCCTGGTTCTTCAGCCGGTGGCAGCACTCGACTGGCTGGTCGTCCTCCCCGTCGCCTGGTGTATCGCCGTCGGCGCCATCCTGATGATGATCCGCCACAGGAGTGCCGCCCAGCCGCTGATCGCAGTCTTCGGGCTGATCGTGCTGGTGGCGCTCGACGCGGCACTTTTGTGGCATGTCACAGAGAGCGGGCCGGTGACGATGGTGATGGGCCGCTGGCTGCCGCCATTCGGCATCGCCTTCACGGTGGATCTCACCGGCGCCCTGTTTGCACTGACCTCGGCTGTGGTGGCGCTGATGGGCGCCGTCGCCGCCATCGACGATGTCAATGAAAGCGGCAGGCGCTATGGTTTCTATCCGTTTTTGATGCTGTTGATGGCGGGGGTCAGCGGCGCGTTCCTCACCGGCGACGTCTTCAATCTCTATGTCTGGTTCGAGGTGCTGTTGATCTCGTCCTTCGGCCTGCTGGTCCTCGGCTCCGAGCGCGAGCAGATCGACGGAGCGGTCAAATACGGCTTCCTCAATCTCGTCGCCACCACGCTGTTCCTGATCACCACCGGCTATCTCTACGGCATCTTCGGCACGCTCAACATGGCCGATATCGCGGCCAGGGCGCCGGCGTTGCAGATGACGGCGCCGCTGGTGACGCTGACGGCACTCTACGTCCTCGCCTTCTCGATGAAGGCGGCGGCCTTCCCGGTGAATTTCTGGCTGCCCGCCTCCTATCACACGCCGCGCATCGTCGTGTCGGCGCTGTTTGCCGGCCTTTTGACCAAGGTCGGGATCTATGCGCTGATCAGAATCGGCGTCATGCTGTTTCCGGCCGAGCGCGAGCAGTTAAGCCTGGCGCTGGCGGTGGCCGCCGCGCTCACCATGCTGACGGGATCGCTCGGGGCCTTGGCGCAGAGCGACACCCGCCGCCTGCTCGGCTACCTCGTGATCTCCGGCATCGGCGCCATGCTGGCCGGCATCGCCATTGGCGGCGCAGACGCGATCGGCGGCGTGATCGTCTATGCCGTCCATTCAATGCTGGTGATGACGGCGCTCTACCTGGCGATCGGCCTGGCCGCACGCTTGAGCGGCGGCTTCTCGCTGCATGCGGCAGGCGGGCTCTATCACCAGTCGCCGCTGTTTGCGGCGCTGTCGCTGATGCTGTTCTTCTCGGTCTCCGGCCTGCCGCCATTTTCCGGGTTTTGGCCGAAGGTCATGCTGGTCAGGGCAGCGATCGATGGCGGTTTTTCCTGGCTGGCGGCGATCCTGCTCGTCTCTGGCTTCCTCACCATGATTGCCACGGGACGGGTCTTTCTGCTCGCCTATTGGCGTCCGCGCGAGGGCCAGGCCGCTGCCGTGCCTGCTACGCTTACCACCCTGTTGCCACTTATTGCCTTGACGGTGTCAAGCAGCCTCATCGGGCTCTTTCCGGAAACCCTGCTGCATCTGGCGCAACAGGCGGCATCGACGCTGATCGAGCCATCCGCCTATCTCAAGTCCGTCTTTCCGGCGGGAGGTGCGCCATGA
- a CDS encoding Na+/H+ antiporter subunit C, translating into MEPVFAVLTGIFLAVAVYLLLSKYIIRMLLGVAILGNAVNLLIFTSGRILREVPPVIGEGLDVPAAATANPLPQALILTAIVISFSFFAFLLVLSWRAYVSLGTDNTDAMRVAEPDGVQPPLGY; encoded by the coding sequence CCGTCCTGACCGGCATCTTCCTTGCCGTGGCAGTCTACCTGCTCCTGTCGAAATACATCATCCGCATGCTGCTCGGCGTTGCCATTCTCGGCAATGCGGTCAACCTGCTGATCTTTACCAGCGGCCGCATCCTGCGCGAAGTGCCGCCGGTGATCGGCGAGGGGCTCGATGTGCCGGCAGCCGCCACCGCCAATCCGCTGCCGCAGGCGCTGATCCTGACGGCGATCGTGATTTCCTTCTCGTTCTTCGCCTTCCTGCTGGTGCTGTCCTGGCGCGCCTATGTGAGCCTTGGAACGGACAATACCGATGCCATGCGCGTGGCCGAGCCGGATGGCGTTCAGCCGCCGCTGGGATACTGA